Part of the Quercus lobata isolate SW786 chromosome 6, ValleyOak3.0 Primary Assembly, whole genome shotgun sequence genome, TCCAACCCCACTCACACATTTCCCCAAGCATCATGATAAAAGTTACACGTTTCCTCAAGCCACACCAAATGATCAGACTTCAAACCTTATGGACTTTTGTCTTCTATTCTTTTTGCTTTCCGAACAACCTCCACCTCTCTCTACCTCTGTTATTTCTTCCACAGTTTTCAAACAAACAGCAGtctccttccacaatttttcaacaaataaagaagaagcagaagcagaTGTAGATGCAGATGTAGATACAAATGTAGATGCATATGCAGAAGCCAGAAGCAGATTTGTAGCCTTTCTTCCATAGTcttctattccttttttttttttttacttgttttcctttttttctttttctgggaaGATCTGATGTTGGAGATTATTTTGAGCTATGcttgttttgtgattttttaggAACCGTCAGACCCGTGTCCGATTTTGAAAACCGGGCGATTTGACCGCGGGTCGAAAGGTTccttgaaaatttaaaatttccgGTTTTGGTAGTTTAAAAAACCGGAATGATGAACGGTTTCCGGTTACCGCGGTCCGACCGGCCGGTCTGGTCCGAGTTTCAAAACCATGAGTAGATGTCGTGGGTTTAAATCATCATGAATCAAGTGAAATTGATAAATATATGATTTGCTCCCAGTATCCTTAGGCTCTTGTCATTGGCTTGTTTATCATTTCATGCTTAAtctcaaagtttttttttttttttgataaatattctTAATCTAAAAGTTTTGAACCATTTTGAATTATCTTTGGTGCTTAATAATTCCAGAGataattacaaatatatttttttatgtgattacAAAGTTCACAATCcaaaatgaataattttcattcattaaaattttgggcttgggttcaaaaaaataatagatgcACCAAATAAATTCATCGCTTGATATTAAACTTAGAGAATAGGTAGACTTATCAAACAGTATTCTTGGTGTTTCATTAAATTAGtactatttaaattttcttttactttgccTAAGCCTTGATCTTATTTCTAGCTTTGTGAAAATTAAATCTAAGGGTATGACAGacattgaaaattatatattacacTCAAAATCAACTACCAATCAATTTTAATCCAACctaacaattaaataaattgctacacaaattaaatcaaacaaaaaactataCGCACAACGAAAAATGCACAAATGTGTATATATCCAAAACAAAGGTACTATACAAATGTATTCAAAAGCTACTACCCTTTCCGTATTCaagatgttttataaaatttaattattttagttatttttatgtattttttatactaAGTGACTATCTTTTAAGATTATAAGTAACTTCATATATAattcccattaaaaaattattaagaaaaataaattgataacaTGAAAGccttttctattaaaaaaaaaatagcctctaagcacgcagACGCGCACTcaaaggctctttttttttttttctgagaaaaaattaataattagcatcaattataatttgtgATTACTACAATTTTCAATCGCAAAAAACTTAGAAGTGTGATGAATATAATATGTTTgtaggtgaaataatttttcatcacacccttcatttttttttttttttttatttgtaattaaaaatatggTAGTTCCAAAGAGTAAATGTTCGGTCAGGGGCGTAAAACCGGTGTTTTACGCTGGCCAATAGAAAACTGCCACGtcatctttttaatatttttttctctctcattctatTCGCTCCCTCACTTTCTCTGAACATCTCTCTGTCCCTACTCCCTCTGAACTCTCTCTTTGTTTCTCAGTCTCTAACTCAACAGGGAACACCACGAACTCAGTTTCAATGATCCAACTCACACCAGATGAAGTGGACAACTGGGGTCGAGCTACATATTCAGAGCAAATGCATCTTTGGGACAAGAACTCAGGAGTGGCCAACTTCACTTCCAATTTCTCCTTCATCATCTATTCTCGAGGTAAAGACAAATATTCAGATGGGCTCATGTTTTTCCTCTCAACCCTTGATTTCCCTGATCCTAACCCAACAAATGGCCCTGGCCTTGGCCTTGTGAGTGGCGTACAAATGGGACAACGTAATTTCCTAAATAAATATCAATTCGTTGCAGTGGAGTTCGCCGAACCTCCACCACACCACACACTGAGTTCGCCGGAGCTGTGCATGGAGCTTGGAAACATACCGGAACAGAGACTGAATTAAGAAAGACCCACAGCCCTCAGACAAAAGCTTCCTCCCTCTTCCATCTTTGCTTGCCCAAACCTCCACCTCAGACTCTCACCTCTCACAGACCCTAGACAACCCACACAACCACCATCATCCAACCAcccaaccaccatcatcaagcCACACAACAACCCAGCCACCATCCCATTCAACCAAGCTACCATCAATGAAATTCACATACCCATTCAAAAATCCGAAGATCCAATCACCATCATCAAGCCACACAACAAAAATCCAAagatccaaaacaaaaacaaaccaaactcTGTAACCCcaaaaaacccacaaccatgTCTCCCACTCACTCTCGCCCCCTCCTTCTCCTCATTTCCCTTCTTCTCATCTCAACCTCAACCAGCTCCTTTGACTCGGACCAAGTCTCAGAGCTCCAATCCCTCCAATCCCGATCCAAAACCGGCATAATCCACCTCGACGACCACTCCGTCTCTCGCTACCTCACCTCCACAAAAACCCCAAGACCATACTACCTCCTCATCTTCTTCGACGCCACCAAGTTCCACAACAAGTCGGACTGAGAAGCTTGAGTTTGAGATTGAGAAACAGAGAGAGTTAGGGACAGAGAGATGTTCAGAAGGAGTGAGGGAGTGAAtaggatgagagagaaaaaataataaaatattaaaaagatgaCGTGGCTTTTTTTATTGGCTGGTGTAAAACCAGCGACCGAACATGTACTTAGTTCCAATTTAGACTATAagaaatgttatatttataatatttttataataaattataaataattaattattatttatttaaattttaaattaatattaaaattatttttttatcttaataataacaatgtgttatacttaaaatttattataaaaatattatagatatatCAATTATTAATAcgaactatttttctttttttcagaaaaagaaaagagcttTCTGAACCGGTGGGGCTTTATGACGCAGCAATTACAAACCCCACAGGCCTACACggatttgaaacttctcttgAAATTCATTGAATTACTTTCTCTGTAAGTTTCAACGTTCAACTGTCCTTTTCGTGTGCGTTTCGGAAGCGCAGAACGCGCTTCCCAACGTTCACGTCTGaaacttttcaaatttgttttttaagcCGTGGTGGTTGATTTGGGTCACAGTTCACACCCAATAactttttaagtaatttttcaGTCACGATCTAATCTTTTCATTAcaaataagttttatatattatttatatatttaaaaattatttcattacaatatttttaatatattatacgCATTTCCACCAAAACACGCAACAAAGTACAGTAacaattaaaaatctcatttaaaaaagtaacaattaaaaaaaaaacaataaaaaaagccAACTGCTCTTGAGGGCAGTTATTTTCAAACAAGCGTAATTAAGGGGTATTTAATAAAGTAGTTTGagaattattatttgaaattttttgaaatattagataaaaaatatatgtaatgttatttaaaatgtgaaaatttagATGTGTCCTCACTCACcaaacaaattctaaaatttttaattttcaaattattacattaattttAATCCAATTGCTGATAACGACTCCTAGACAAAGTTAAAAGGCTTCCAAACGTCTCCAGAGTTCGTTATTCAATGGTAGTTATTTCAGTTTTGACTCCGTCTTTCGCTCGACTCCAAGAGACCAGGTAGTAGCAGACCCAGCCAGTTCAGTTACACCAATTAGCATCAAATCTCGGatcatcttcttccttctcctctCAATCCCCGAAAATTTTCCTGTTCCATTTACTATTTCCAATGCCAAATCAGAAGCAAAAAAAAGGAAGTTACCCAGAAAGCACGAGTAGTCAGGGTACCGCCCACCTGCAAAGTGTGTTAATGAAATTTCTCTGAAAAGAGAAAAGGCTGCTTTATTCAAACTTTTCACCTTTGAGACGCTTTCTTGCCACTTTGACacgtttatttttttatttttggttaaaagggaTATTCATAGCCATAAAAGACCAGTAGCATCTTCATTAACAAAAGCTACAATATCAGGGATAGGGGgttaaacaaaataacaaactcTTCTTGCTGCATACAGCCCTTCTTTACCAGTCCATCAGTTGCCCTGTCTGCTTCCCAGAAGGTGTGATTCACCCCGGTTTGTTGGAACCTGTTGAGAAGGTACCTACAATCATTTTGTGCATCCCTATATGAGGCGAGGCATATTTGAGAGGAATTAGTTACAATATTGAAATTAGAAGGTGAAAATGGAGAGctattatttgaataattttgaaGTGAAGCCGAAGCACTCGTCTGAAGAGGCCCTTCAGAAATGGAGGAAGCTGTGTGGATTTGTGAAGAACCCGAAGCGAAGGTTTCGTTTCACGGCCAATCTCTCGAAGCGTTACGAAGCTCAGGCTATGCGCCGCACCAACCAGGTtcacccctctctctctctttttttttatgattcattcatttcattcaaccaataaaaaaaaaaaaaaaaaaaagaagaagaagaagaagtttcaCAATATCAAATTAAAAGCTTACAGAAATAGATATACGTCACATATTACCAAAGAAATTCATTTTCGTGTAGAAAACGAAAGAAAAATGCattcttcttcttgaaataaAACCTCTACAGTTTCTACCTAAATCTCAGCTGAAATTTCTTATCTCGTATGTGACACGTAGCAACATTATAAAATTGCACtgtaattattataaaaaagaaaaatgatatgtctataacatttttacaataactTTTATGTGGTAAGTTATTACATATTGTTATTGGtagggtaaaaaaataatttttcaaattagaatcaataataactaatcatctataatttgttgtaaataGGGATGTGTCGGTTCGGTTTCAGTCGGTTTTCTAAGTTATTGATTAGTGGAATGATGCAAAAATTTAGCTTAGTGGCAAATTTTAATGTTCGGTgcaaaaatttcagttttttatataataaaaccaaaaatttcgTTTCAATTTTCAGTGGCAAATTTTTGCATCGGTTCAATTGGTTTGAagcaatttttttggttcttcggttttttgcacacccttaattgtgaaaatgttgtccTAGTACCTATGGTGtccaattaattaaatgaattttttgaagttgaaatttaaatctcaaaattgCTCTGATCGAGTCCCCCACGTAACTGCTCTCGTTTTTGAAACCCAACTtgttcttttcaattttatagtttctttatcttctttttcttcggcgtttacaaaccaaacaccttgaattgaaccattttttttccttccaagaGCGGCAATAGAAAATTCATTACGCAACCTTTGCTTTGTCACAATAGTTTGACCCTCATTCTGCTTTAACTAGTCTCTGTCCGAGGTTGCCAATCTTCATTTCTAGACTATCAAAACTGAATTATCCCAATCTTCTTTTCTAGCTAAAATGACCCCTCCTTCCTCTTTCTTTCGTAAAAGCAAGGTAGATGGTGAGGTTGTAAGTTCAAGACTCACTAGTTGGTGTGAAAATTCAAGACACTCCAGATGCGTTGTActtataaattaccaattaatttttttccaaatgccGTCCATAAAGAAGATCGCGTGCTTCTTAGCTGTATTTGCAGGCCCAAGTATTGGATatgcataattatttttaaactaacTTATTTGGTCtattctaaagaaaaatattgaacaCGCTAACTTAAAACATGATCATCTTCGCATGCACCCTGACTAGTAAAGAAGAAGCGAACATGACTatccaaaaagtaaaaaaaaaggcagcAAATCACTTTTTAATTTGTGATGAGAGAACATGCCACCTTTTGGACAATAAGTGATGTTTGTTTGCACCGACATGCAAGTTtggctttgaatttttttttttttttttaaagaaattttgtaCCTATTTAGTAACCTTGGGAGCAATTAGGccaaaactatattattattattattattattattattactacgcTTCTATTGAGTTACATTAGTGCCTACATCATCCACTTATTTTCTACctcttgttttctctttctaaactcttaggttatgtttggtaacaatttttgttttctattttcaaaaatatgtttttgggaatataaagaaaaaacaattttcttgtatttttgaaatcaaaaatatgtttggtttgttgaaattaaaaaggtagttttttgaagaagaaaaaatagaaaatactaaaatatgttgttattaagatttgaactttaatggtaactcattaaatgagacaggTTCATTAAATTGAATGcgtgttttcattgacttttgaaaattagaaactaaaaacagcattttgcatgttttcagtatccttcacaaattgagttttaaaaacagtttttgttttctgcccattttgagttgccaaacaaattttttagtctcgaaaatagaaaattgtttttgaaaacagaaactAAGGAGAAAAAGTAGTTACCAAATATACCCTTATTCTcccaattcaaaagaaaaaaaaaaaaaaaaaactcttcttctcccAATTAATTCACATTTATTATTTCACTTTCTTCAACTTTTCCCCTCCCTCTTTATCTCTCCACTACTCTTTACTTTATTGTAACACtctatcattttctctttcttatattttgactcttcttctccctctttgattTTGTATAAAATTCAATATCATTTCTtctattcaattcatattttccCCCACAAAAAACTATGAGTACTCACTCtctaatgatttatttatttaaatatgagttttgatattgtgatttttttttttaatttcctgtTACAAAGTCTTATCTCTCTTTTATAactttggttgaattttaatttgagctaatatttagttttttttggaaataggaatttgagtttatgtcaaaacacaatttacatgactatgaatttgaatatgcaTACGAAttttttgagtaataaattattatagagtctatcttttattccttttgtttcattttaatttgggttgagataacattgtaattttgtaataaattattattattacgataATCTCATTATTCGttaagagatgagaaatttgaataagaaatttgaaacttgtaaaatttagtcaatatattactaaaagctgaagcgtagcgtttaatgctgcTGCGCTCACGTTAAGCCACGTCAACGTCCAcgtcatcatcttttttttttttttttccattttcttataattatttataattttttttatttcatatttacacttctccaacctttcttcctcccttaccttttcatctccccactacttctttaacctttctccttctctcattctctcaccttctcatctccccactactctctacattaatatcattcttcatctttcccttcatcttcctctatttttgtctcttcttattcacactttcttactataaatttgtcactatctcatTCATTcca contains:
- the LOC115950271 gene encoding bark lectin-like — protein: MIQLTPDEVDNWGRATYSEQMHLWDKNSGVANFTSNFSFIIYSRGKDKYSDGLMFFLSTLDFPDPNPTNGPGLGLVSGVQMGQRNFLNKYQFVAVEFAEPPPHHTLSSPELCMELGNIPEQRLN